A genomic segment from Polyangium mundeleinium encodes:
- the metG gene encoding methionine--tRNA ligase: MKPSNDGGSAPTSGATPSNSLLVTSALPYANGHIHLGHMLEYTQTDIFVRYQRMAGRRCVYICADDTHGTSIMIRARKEGRSEEAVIADMSGAHQRDFADFMIQFDHYGSTNSAATREVCHEIWASLRKNGRVAKRDVTQLFDPQAGTFLADRFVRGTCPRCGAPDQYGDNCDKCGSTYSATELVDPKSTLSGARPELKSAEHLFVAIEPDHAFLTEWTAAEGRMPKEIANYLAGHFLAEPLRDWDVSRPAPYFGFEIPDAPGHYWYVWFDAPIGYMGTTREWCDKNGERMDDWWRSDKTEIVHVIGKDIVYFHTLFWPSMLKSAGYSLPSRVQVHGFLTVNGEKMSKTKGTFVMARTYLDHLDPSYLRYYYASKLGARVEDFDLNVDEFVQKVNAELVNKIVNLASRSSRFVAKTGLSASYPDDGGLFEAAAKAGAEISEAYAAFDFARAIRIIVGLADRANEYVDRVAPWALAKQAGKEQDVQNACTVALNLYRQIVLYLAPVLPKLAAESGALLNSPMDRLDLAQKPLVGTPVAPYQHLMKRMEVEAVHKMIEASRAGEPGEAPKASAAPEAGAAEAAPAKYEDAGDALAKEPLAPQCSIDDFTKVDMRVARIIAAEGVPGAKKLLKLTVSLGGDTTRQVFAGIKAYYDPKDLLGRLVIVCANLAPRQMKFGMSEGMVLAAGDGESVFVLSADSGAKPGMRVH; encoded by the coding sequence ATGAAGCCTTCGAACGATGGGGGCTCCGCTCCGACAAGCGGAGCTACGCCCTCAAACTCCTTGCTCGTCACCAGCGCGCTCCCTTACGCCAACGGCCACATTCACCTTGGCCACATGCTCGAGTACACGCAGACGGACATCTTCGTGCGGTACCAGCGCATGGCCGGACGCCGCTGCGTCTACATCTGCGCGGACGACACGCACGGCACGTCGATCATGATCCGCGCGCGCAAGGAGGGGCGCTCGGAGGAGGCGGTGATCGCCGACATGAGCGGCGCGCACCAGCGCGACTTCGCCGACTTCATGATCCAGTTCGATCACTACGGCAGCACGAACTCGGCCGCGACGCGCGAGGTCTGTCACGAGATCTGGGCCTCGCTCCGGAAGAACGGGCGGGTCGCGAAGCGCGACGTCACGCAGCTCTTCGACCCGCAGGCGGGCACGTTCCTCGCCGACAGGTTCGTCAGGGGCACCTGCCCGCGCTGCGGCGCGCCCGATCAGTACGGCGACAACTGCGACAAGTGCGGCTCGACGTACAGCGCGACCGAGCTCGTCGATCCGAAGAGCACGCTCTCGGGCGCGCGGCCGGAGCTCAAGAGCGCCGAGCACCTGTTCGTCGCGATCGAGCCCGACCACGCCTTCCTGACGGAATGGACGGCGGCCGAGGGCCGCATGCCGAAGGAGATCGCGAACTACCTCGCGGGCCATTTCCTCGCCGAGCCGCTGCGCGACTGGGACGTCTCGCGCCCCGCGCCCTACTTCGGCTTCGAGATCCCGGACGCGCCGGGGCATTACTGGTACGTCTGGTTCGACGCGCCGATCGGATACATGGGCACCACGCGCGAGTGGTGCGACAAGAACGGCGAGCGCATGGATGACTGGTGGCGCTCGGACAAGACCGAGATCGTGCACGTCATCGGCAAGGACATCGTCTATTTCCACACGCTGTTCTGGCCCTCGATGCTGAAGAGCGCGGGGTATTCGTTGCCTTCCCGCGTGCAGGTGCACGGCTTCTTGACGGTGAACGGCGAGAAGATGTCGAAGACGAAGGGCACGTTCGTCATGGCACGGACGTACCTCGACCACCTCGACCCCTCGTACCTCCGGTATTACTACGCGAGCAAGCTCGGCGCGCGCGTGGAGGACTTCGATCTCAACGTCGACGAGTTCGTCCAGAAGGTGAACGCGGAGCTCGTGAACAAGATCGTGAACCTCGCGAGCCGCTCGTCCCGCTTCGTGGCGAAGACGGGGCTTTCCGCGAGTTACCCGGACGACGGCGGTCTCTTCGAGGCGGCGGCGAAGGCGGGCGCGGAGATCAGCGAGGCGTACGCGGCGTTCGATTTCGCGCGGGCGATCCGGATCATCGTGGGCCTCGCGGATCGGGCGAACGAATACGTGGATCGGGTGGCGCCGTGGGCGCTCGCCAAGCAGGCGGGCAAAGAGCAGGACGTGCAGAATGCGTGCACGGTGGCGCTGAACCTGTACCGGCAGATCGTGCTGTACCTGGCCCCCGTTTTGCCGAAGCTCGCGGCGGAGTCGGGCGCGCTCCTGAACAGCCCGATGGATCGGCTCGACCTCGCGCAAAAGCCGCTCGTGGGCACGCCCGTGGCGCCGTACCAGCATTTGATGAAGCGAATGGAGGTGGAGGCCGTGCACAAGATGATCGAAGCGAGCCGCGCGGGGGAGCCGGGCGAGGCGCCGAAGGCCTCCGCGGCCCCGGAGGCGGGCGCGGCGGAGGCGGCCCCGGCGAAGTACGAGGATGCCGGCGACGCGCTCGCGAAGGAGCCGCTCGCGCCGCAGTGTTCGATCGACGATTTCACGAAGGTCGACATGCGCGTGGCGCGGATCATCGCGGCCGAGGGCGTGCCGGGGGCGAAGAAGCTGCTCAAGCTCACGGTCTCGCTCGGCGGCGACACGACGCGGCAGGTGTTCGCGGGGATCAAGGCGTATTACGATCCGAAGGATCTCCTCGGCCGGCTCGTGATCGTGTGCGCGAACCTGGCGCCGCGGCAGATGAAGTTCGGGATGAGCGAGGGAATGGTGCTCGCCGCGGGCGACGGGGAGAGCGTGTTCGTCCTGTCGGCCGATAGCGGGGCGAAACCCGGAATGCGGGTGCATTGA